One Parachlamydia sp. AcF125 DNA segment encodes these proteins:
- a CDS encoding metal-sensitive transcriptional regulator: MSTQDCQNPHHPSHLKELANLNRISGQIEGIKKMIQESRYCPEILTQLRAIRSAIKSIELRILDVHLTSCVTQASLSNDQKEQKRKIDEIRELIKRFE, translated from the coding sequence ATGAGTACTCAAGATTGTCAAAACCCTCATCACCCCTCTCATCTCAAGGAATTAGCTAATCTTAACCGGATTAGCGGACAGATCGAAGGGATCAAAAAGATGATCCAAGAAAGTAGATACTGTCCCGAAATCTTAACCCAATTGCGGGCCATTCGTTCTGCCATTAAAAGCATTGAACTGCGCATTTTGGATGTCCACCTTACCAGTTGTGTGACACAAGCAAGCCTCTCGAACGATCAAAAGGAACAAAAAAGAAAAATTGACGAAATTCGGGAATTAATTAAAAGGTTCGAATAG
- a CDS encoding phosphodiester glycosidase family protein, with translation MNKILLKLPCFFFCVCFFFSIFGVEKEVRQGLSYEHILTDVPQSIHILKVDASYFEIMPSRALDDGIGRETVSSLSSRHQAIAAINGGFFQIGGNFDGLPGGILKIREQWFSLPYKPRGAIGWTKNNHFVLIDQLLASCSVAIKGSTIQADGLNRQRKKGEKILYTSAFHRTTLTNPEGIELVVENNKIDKICSHRGSNSIPIKGVILSIGETEENFFISTFSKDDPVEVSFNILPQSSPCYTSSADWEKMDYIVGGTPILIRNGKIISDFSSEKTLETFLTNRHSRTSIGLLKDKRWVFVVVDGKQPGMSEGMTMNELAQFMAKLGCVEALNLDGGGSSTLVINKAVINQPRGDEDEGEGKSIERRVSDAILILERKAD, from the coding sequence ATGAACAAAATCCTCCTGAAATTGCCCTGTTTTTTCTTTTGCGTATGCTTTTTCTTTTCTATTTTTGGAGTAGAGAAAGAGGTAAGGCAAGGTTTATCCTACGAACATATTCTGACGGATGTTCCTCAATCCATCCATATTTTGAAAGTCGATGCCTCATACTTCGAAATTATGCCTTCAAGAGCTCTTGATGATGGGATAGGCCGGGAAACAGTCTCTTCTTTATCTTCTAGGCATCAGGCAATTGCCGCAATTAATGGAGGATTTTTTCAAATAGGGGGGAATTTTGATGGCTTACCTGGGGGAATTCTTAAAATTCGAGAACAGTGGTTTTCTTTGCCTTATAAGCCAAGAGGAGCTATTGGGTGGACGAAAAATAACCATTTCGTACTCATAGACCAACTTTTAGCTTCTTGTTCGGTGGCGATAAAAGGAAGCACCATTCAAGCAGATGGTCTAAACCGGCAAAGAAAAAAAGGGGAAAAAATTTTGTATACTTCCGCTTTTCATCGCACCACCTTGACCAATCCTGAAGGGATTGAGCTGGTTGTTGAAAATAATAAAATTGATAAAATTTGTTCCCATCGTGGGAGCAATTCAATTCCTATAAAGGGAGTAATTTTATCAATTGGAGAAACTGAAGAGAATTTTTTTATCTCTACCTTTTCCAAAGATGATCCTGTGGAGGTTTCTTTTAATATCTTACCTCAAAGTAGCCCATGTTATACTTCTTCTGCCGATTGGGAAAAAATGGATTACATTGTAGGGGGGACTCCTATATTAATTAGAAACGGCAAAATAATCTCTGATTTTTCCTCTGAAAAAACTCTCGAAACTTTTCTCACAAACCGCCATTCCCGCACTTCTATTGGGTTACTGAAAGATAAACGGTGGGTGTTTGTGGTGGTTGATGGAAAACAACCAGGGATGAGTGAAGGAATGACGATGAATGAGCTTGCTCAATTTATGGCTAAGCTAGGGTGTGTAGAAGCATTAAACCTGGATGGCGGAGGCTCTTCAACTCTCGTGATCAACAAAGCAGTGATAAATCAGCCTCGGGGAGACGAAGATGAGGGAGAGGGAAAAAGCATCGAAAGAAGAGTTTCGGATGCCATTCTTATTTTAGAGAGAAAAGCTGATTAA
- a CDS encoding cation:proton antiporter: protein MDTEIYRLKIVLVLTIGFALAGLLGYLSLRMRLSPLLGYLLAGYVIGPYSPGFVTEIDVSEQLAEIGVIMMMFGVGLHFKLEDLSNVKMIAIPGAIGQTLGATIVATFLMYYLGWPLQTGIILGLAIGVASTVVLVRVLSDFHLLHTLHGKISVGWLIVEDILTVIMLILLPVIATLSKNGNFSFKESFYPIVIALSKFALLTILVFTIGKKLVIYLLSAIEKTKSKELFTVAILALTFGIATASALVFGASIAMGAFMAGMIIGQSEVKHLAFKHAAPLRNAFVVTFFLSVGTLFNPSAMWEFFPLFISILGIILIIKPLVAFLIAIAFKQSLYTATVVGLALAQVGEFSFILAEEAMRLKLLPDEGYDVIVAAALISIAINPLLFKLIETPLPDEHEGEEQFDH, encoded by the coding sequence ATGGATACAGAAATTTACCGCTTAAAAATTGTGCTTGTACTAACCATCGGGTTCGCTTTGGCGGGCTTGCTAGGTTATCTATCCCTACGGATGCGCTTATCTCCGCTACTAGGTTACCTTTTAGCAGGATATGTGATTGGCCCTTACTCGCCAGGATTTGTGACAGAAATTGACGTTTCTGAGCAGTTGGCAGAAATTGGCGTCATTATGATGATGTTTGGCGTGGGACTCCATTTCAAACTCGAAGACCTTTCTAATGTAAAAATGATAGCCATTCCCGGGGCAATTGGGCAAACTCTGGGCGCAACGATAGTGGCCACGTTTTTAATGTATTATTTAGGATGGCCCCTGCAAACAGGCATTATTCTGGGACTTGCGATTGGGGTGGCAAGTACAGTGGTATTAGTTCGCGTTTTATCGGATTTCCACCTTTTACACACTCTCCACGGTAAAATTTCAGTGGGATGGTTAATTGTGGAGGACATTCTCACAGTGATCATGCTCATTTTGCTGCCTGTCATCGCCACTCTTTCAAAAAATGGGAATTTTTCCTTTAAAGAAAGCTTTTATCCAATCGTAATCGCCCTTTCAAAATTCGCTCTTCTGACTATCTTGGTATTTACAATTGGTAAAAAACTGGTGATTTACCTCTTGTCTGCGATTGAAAAAACAAAGTCCAAAGAGTTATTTACAGTTGCAATTTTAGCTCTTACGTTTGGAATAGCCACCGCTTCAGCCTTAGTTTTTGGAGCTTCGATTGCCATGGGGGCCTTTATGGCTGGAATGATCATAGGACAATCAGAGGTTAAGCATCTGGCTTTTAAGCATGCAGCCCCTCTAAGAAACGCCTTCGTCGTAACTTTTTTTCTCTCCGTCGGAACGCTTTTTAATCCCAGTGCAATGTGGGAATTCTTTCCCCTATTTATCTCCATTTTAGGCATTATTTTAATTATTAAACCTTTAGTCGCTTTTTTGATTGCAATTGCCTTTAAACAATCCCTTTACACAGCCACTGTAGTGGGCTTAGCCCTAGCCCAAGTGGGAGAATTTTCTTTTATTTTAGCTGAGGAAGCGATGCGTTTAAAACTTCTTCCCGATGAAGGCTACGACGTGATCGTAGCGGCAGCTTTAATTTCCATCGCAATCAATCCTCTGCTTTTTAAATTGATCGAAACTCCTTTACCAGATGAACATGAAGGAGAAGAGCAGTTTGATCATTAA
- a CDS encoding inositol monophosphatase family protein, whose protein sequence is MDIPNHFSDLAHAAFHVAREAGSLLKAGYQKDFDIIPKGMKNDVVTSYDYASEQLIVTRLSDQFPTHSFLCEERGAMPHPEGSICWMIDPLDGTVNFAHHVPLFCVTIAACQENEVVCGVTYAPILEELFIAEKGKGAYLNGKRLKVSSSSSIHAAYIGTSLSFNLHTHPTHSIEVFSKIARLGSPMRAFGSTALNMCYIAAGRLDAYWSLSGAFKAWDVATGILMINEAGGTVSQANGNSYKLEGSASLLASNGKLHEELLQFFNL, encoded by the coding sequence ATGGATATTCCTAATCATTTTTCAGATTTAGCTCACGCTGCTTTTCACGTAGCTAGAGAGGCAGGAAGTCTTTTAAAAGCAGGTTATCAAAAAGACTTTGACATCATCCCTAAAGGGATGAAAAATGATGTTGTCACAAGCTATGATTATGCTTCTGAGCAATTGATCGTCACCCGCTTGAGCGATCAATTTCCTACCCATTCATTTTTATGTGAAGAGCGAGGCGCTATGCCCCACCCAGAGGGATCCATTTGCTGGATGATTGATCCTCTGGATGGGACAGTGAATTTCGCGCATCATGTCCCTCTTTTCTGCGTCACAATTGCTGCTTGCCAAGAAAATGAAGTGGTATGTGGAGTCACTTATGCGCCCATACTAGAAGAGCTCTTTATTGCCGAAAAGGGGAAAGGCGCTTACTTAAACGGTAAACGCTTAAAAGTGAGCTCAAGTTCCTCCATCCATGCCGCTTATATTGGCACAAGTCTTTCCTTTAACCTCCATACCCATCCCACCCATTCAATTGAAGTGTTTAGCAAAATCGCACGCTTAGGCTCACCTATGCGAGCTTTTGGTTCAACCGCATTAAATATGTGTTATATCGCAGCAGGAAGATTAGATGCTTATTGGAGCCTCAGTGGAGCTTTTAAAGCTTGGGATGTGGCGACTGGGATTTTAATGATTAACGAAGCAGGCGGCACTGTTTCGCAAGCTAACGGAAATTCGTATAAGCTAGAAGGTTCTGCCTCGCTACTTGCGTCTAATGGAAAGCTTCATGAAGAACTTTTGCAATTCTTTAACCTTTAA
- a CDS encoding insulinase family protein gives MTSLLSFDTVGQKYLDFVVTKAIPIKEINCNLVELIHTPTGAEVLHLSNDDPENMFCLSFRTIPKTSNGIAHILEHLVLCGSKKFPLKDPFFSMTHRSLNTFMNAFTGADFTCYPAASQLPKDFYNLLEVYLDAVFHPNLAYLSFLQEGYRLDFTDPADLNSALEFKGVVFNEMKGALSSPTARLSEAMSSVLFPTLTYGINSGGDPKVIPRLTYEELCRFHEEFYHPSRCLFFFYGNMPLAGHLDFIAKNALLNSTKKEPLPFLPREKRFATPKKIEMSYAIGQEETEEKKTLFGLGWLTAHILEQKELLALTILDIVLMDTDASLLKLPLLKSGLCTQVTSSLDSEISEAPYILVFKGCEKENVEQLIEMVLKVLREIKETGISWNLVESAIHQLEFHRTEITGNHAPYGLSLYFRSALMKQHGASAEDGLLIHSLFGELREELERNPNLLLELMERYLINNSHRATVIMTPDKGLTGAELEEEKGVLKKIQEKLTLEEKQTISKQAKDLAAYQEKEEEVDILPSVSLADVPKKSQVFPLTKEKVGAVEVFFHPCFTNQIVYAELVFPLPKIAQEELYLLRLLTLLIPQMGCGGRSYVENLEYIQAHTGGVDTILNFTHHVDHSAAFTPSFSMRGKALSRKTDKLFSLLKEMVSTIDLADRERIKELLAKHYTSLEMGLNQNALKYAINLSASGLDIRSSIANSLYGLDYYWKIKALVSHLDEKADWLIEKLQGLQNQLMGVKGAHLILACDQEKYEDLRKECFYGLGQLPEKPLTPWDHSSYQLIKADSQGRTISSPVAFTSMMFKTLNYTHPDMPALALVAPLFDNLVLHPKLREQGGAYGGGASCNSLTGKFYFFAYRDPNIASSLKAFEEAVQSIIKGEFEDSDLEEAKFEIVQGMDSPVAPGSRASVSYDWMIQGKTPEIRQAFRDRLLALTKEDVQKAVRLHILPKMAEATTVVFASRELFEQENQVLAKNGRAVLPVEPI, from the coding sequence ATGACATCTCTTCTTTCATTTGATACAGTGGGACAAAAATATTTAGATTTTGTGGTTACCAAAGCGATTCCCATCAAAGAAATTAATTGCAACTTAGTTGAGTTAATCCATACTCCCACAGGCGCGGAAGTTTTACACTTGTCTAACGATGATCCAGAAAATATGTTTTGCTTATCCTTTCGGACAATTCCCAAAACTTCTAATGGGATCGCACATATCTTAGAGCATCTCGTTCTTTGCGGCTCAAAAAAATTTCCTCTAAAAGATCCTTTTTTCAGCATGACCCATCGCAGTTTAAACACTTTTATGAATGCTTTCACAGGGGCGGATTTTACTTGTTATCCTGCTGCTAGCCAGCTGCCTAAAGATTTTTATAATTTACTAGAGGTTTATTTGGATGCGGTTTTTCACCCCAATTTAGCCTATCTGAGCTTTTTGCAGGAGGGGTATCGGCTCGATTTTACCGATCCTGCCGATCTCAATTCTGCTTTAGAATTTAAAGGCGTGGTATTCAACGAGATGAAAGGCGCCCTCTCTTCGCCGACAGCCCGCTTATCAGAGGCTATGTCAAGCGTCCTTTTTCCCACTTTGACTTACGGCATTAATTCAGGAGGAGATCCAAAAGTTATTCCTCGACTCACCTATGAGGAGCTTTGCCGTTTTCATGAGGAGTTTTACCATCCCAGCCGTTGTTTATTCTTTTTTTACGGCAATATGCCCTTAGCAGGTCACCTAGATTTCATTGCCAAAAATGCCCTTTTAAATAGCACCAAAAAAGAACCCCTTCCCTTTTTACCAAGAGAGAAACGGTTTGCAACGCCAAAAAAAATTGAAATGAGTTATGCAATTGGCCAGGAGGAAACGGAAGAGAAAAAGACCCTATTTGGCCTAGGGTGGTTGACCGCGCACATTCTAGAACAGAAAGAGTTGCTGGCTTTAACTATCTTAGACATCGTTCTGATGGATACAGATGCTTCGTTGCTTAAATTACCTCTTTTAAAGTCTGGCTTATGCACACAAGTCACCTCGTCTCTAGATAGTGAAATTAGCGAAGCGCCTTATATTTTAGTTTTTAAAGGGTGCGAAAAAGAAAATGTAGAACAGCTCATAGAGATGGTTCTGAAAGTTTTAAGAGAAATTAAAGAAACCGGGATTTCTTGGAATTTAGTGGAAAGTGCCATTCATCAACTAGAGTTCCATCGAACAGAAATCACAGGAAATCATGCGCCTTATGGACTTTCACTTTATTTTAGAAGTGCTTTAATGAAACAACATGGAGCTTCTGCAGAGGATGGTTTACTCATTCACTCTCTATTTGGGGAGCTTAGAGAAGAGTTAGAAAGAAATCCAAATTTATTGCTCGAACTTATGGAGCGGTATTTGATTAACAATTCCCACCGGGCTACAGTAATCATGACGCCGGATAAAGGGTTGACGGGAGCTGAATTAGAGGAAGAAAAAGGCGTTTTAAAAAAGATTCAAGAAAAACTCACACTAGAAGAAAAGCAGACAATTTCTAAACAAGCCAAAGATTTAGCCGCTTATCAAGAGAAAGAAGAAGAGGTAGATATTCTTCCTTCTGTTTCTTTAGCGGATGTGCCCAAAAAATCGCAGGTATTTCCGCTGACGAAAGAAAAGGTGGGAGCTGTGGAAGTGTTTTTTCATCCATGCTTCACCAATCAAATCGTCTATGCCGAATTAGTATTTCCTTTACCAAAGATTGCTCAAGAAGAGCTCTATCTGCTGCGCTTATTAACTCTTTTGATTCCTCAAATGGGATGTGGAGGACGTTCCTATGTAGAAAACTTGGAATATATTCAAGCTCATACAGGAGGGGTTGATACTATACTCAACTTTACCCATCACGTTGATCATTCAGCGGCCTTTACACCAAGTTTTTCGATGCGGGGAAAAGCACTTTCCCGAAAAACAGATAAATTATTTTCTCTTTTAAAAGAAATGGTGAGCACTATTGATTTAGCAGATAGAGAAAGAATTAAAGAACTACTTGCGAAACATTATACCAGCCTAGAAATGGGCCTTAACCAAAATGCTCTCAAATATGCGATCAACCTTTCGGCAAGTGGATTAGATATCCGTTCTAGCATTGCTAACTCTCTTTATGGATTGGACTATTACTGGAAAATCAAGGCGCTAGTTTCCCATCTTGATGAAAAAGCTGATTGGCTGATTGAAAAGCTGCAGGGTCTTCAAAACCAACTGATGGGAGTCAAAGGAGCTCATCTGATTTTAGCTTGCGATCAGGAGAAATACGAGGATTTAAGAAAAGAATGTTTTTACGGATTGGGTCAGCTTCCCGAGAAACCGCTTACTCCTTGGGATCATTCCTCTTATCAGTTAATTAAAGCGGATTCGCAAGGGCGTACGATTTCTTCGCCGGTTGCTTTCACCAGCATGATGTTTAAGACGTTAAACTACACTCATCCTGATATGCCAGCCTTAGCGCTCGTTGCGCCCCTTTTTGATAATTTGGTTTTACATCCTAAATTACGAGAACAAGGTGGCGCTTATGGGGGAGGGGCTTCATGCAATTCCTTAACGGGCAAATTTTATTTCTTTGCCTACCGAGACCCCAATATTGCCAGTTCTTTGAAAGCCTTTGAAGAAGCTGTCCAAAGCATAATAAAAGGGGAATTTGAAGATTCTGATTTGGAAGAAGCTAAATTTGAAATCGTACAAGGGATGGATTCTCCCGTGGCTCCGGGTAGCCGCGCAAGTGTTTCCTATGATTGGATGATTCAAGGAAAGACTCCGGAAATTAGGCAAGCTTTCCGGGATCGCTTACTGGCATTAACTAAAGAGGATGTGCAAAAAGCGGTGAGACTGCACATTCTCCCCAAAATGGCGGAGGCTACCACCGTCGTATTTGCATCAAGAGAGCTTTTTGAGCAGGAAAATCAAGTGCTTGCTAAAAATGGGCGAGCGGTCTTACCGGTTGAACCAATTTAA
- a CDS encoding amino acid carrier protein: MIDAFFYYLSQLDSIFWSYIAFVLVMILGAYLTIHTRFFQIRAIPSIFKTFLSFLSKSSSQTTRGVHPLRTFFASVGGMIGIGNIVGIVTAVQMGGPGALFWVWIAALVGGIIKYAEVFLGIKHRVTNNQGGYDGGPKYFLRSAFNNPGISVFVAILLCIYGVEIYQFSVVTNSLSTNFGINRYAVIASLLGVILYAGIGGIPRVSKICSWIMPFFMVVYLGMSFWIIFNEIAFLPGVLQSVFISAFTGHAAVGGFAGSSALLAIQHGISRAAYSSDIGIGYDSIIQSESSTVYPERQARLAILGVCIDNLVCTMSILIVLLSGVWTAPIEGSSLVQQALGAYFPFMHVFIPVFLLIVGYTTMIAYFCVGIKCARFLSPTYGFAAYVGYAIGAFLFFSFFDQTQALLVMSVAGSLLLITNLLGIFKLRHQIVFSLESTEKGITDPALSGNGHV; the protein is encoded by the coding sequence ATGATAGATGCATTTTTTTATTATCTTAGCCAATTAGACAGTATTTTCTGGAGCTATATCGCTTTTGTTTTAGTCATGATTTTAGGGGCCTATTTGACGATTCACACCCGCTTTTTTCAGATTCGAGCCATTCCCTCCATTTTTAAAACTTTTTTAAGCTTTCTTTCTAAATCAAGCTCACAAACGACACGCGGAGTACATCCTTTGCGCACTTTTTTTGCTTCGGTGGGTGGAATGATTGGGATTGGAAACATTGTAGGAATTGTGACAGCAGTCCAAATGGGGGGACCGGGGGCTCTTTTTTGGGTATGGATAGCGGCGCTGGTCGGAGGAATTATCAAATACGCGGAGGTTTTTCTGGGGATTAAGCACCGGGTGACCAATAATCAGGGGGGGTATGATGGAGGGCCTAAATACTTTCTTCGTTCGGCGTTCAATAATCCGGGGATTTCCGTTTTTGTGGCTATTTTACTTTGCATCTATGGGGTAGAGATTTATCAGTTTTCAGTCGTGACAAATAGCCTATCCACCAATTTTGGAATTAATCGTTATGCGGTTATTGCCTCTTTGCTAGGAGTTATTTTGTATGCAGGCATTGGAGGAATTCCACGAGTAAGTAAGATTTGCAGCTGGATTATGCCATTTTTTATGGTGGTTTACCTGGGGATGAGTTTCTGGATCATTTTTAATGAAATCGCTTTCTTACCTGGGGTACTTCAAAGTGTTTTTATTTCTGCCTTTACCGGTCATGCGGCTGTGGGCGGTTTCGCAGGAAGCTCGGCTTTACTAGCCATTCAGCATGGAATATCTCGAGCTGCTTATTCATCCGATATCGGGATCGGATACGATTCCATTATTCAGAGCGAGTCGAGTACGGTTTATCCGGAAAGACAAGCTCGGCTTGCGATTTTGGGAGTTTGCATCGATAATTTGGTGTGTACCATGAGTATTTTGATTGTCTTGTTGTCTGGGGTATGGACGGCTCCTATTGAAGGATCTTCTTTGGTACAACAGGCATTGGGTGCTTACTTTCCTTTTATGCATGTGTTTATCCCTGTATTCCTCTTAATTGTGGGATATACGACAATGATTGCCTACTTTTGCGTAGGAATTAAATGTGCCCGTTTTCTAAGCCCTACCTATGGCTTTGCCGCTTACGTGGGATATGCGATTGGAGCTTTTCTTTTCTTTTCTTTTTTTGACCAAACGCAAGCTTTGCTCGTGATGTCTGTCGCTGGATCTTTGCTGTTAATTACTAATCTTTTGGGAATTTTTAAGCTTCGCCATCAGATTGTATTTTCTTTAGAATCGACGGAAAAAGGGATAACGGATCCCGCTCTCTCAGGGAATGGGCACGTTTAA
- a CDS encoding N-acetylmuramoyl-L-alanine amidase translates to MTACLSIDRETYLSPNYSERRGNVSPTILVLHYTACPMDEALKRLTSKAQAVSAHYLLPTDGNKIYNLVDETHRAWHAGVSQWRGVNDVNSFSIGIENVNWGYTYGWLPAEPTNPIVRYFWSSMIHLERRLGEFLEARQLFCFQKQWHYFPKKQVDTLTILAKDILSRWQIDAENVVGHSDISPQRKVDPGPLFPWEALAEKGVGVWYDPFVDRVHSNKPKGISVSWMQAGLQKWGYSVPQNGKLDPETEKVMQAFQMHFRPENYGGAIDEECANILDRLLCQRDNKKDQ, encoded by the coding sequence ATGACAGCATGCCTATCAATAGATCGAGAAACTTATCTTTCTCCTAATTATTCTGAGAGACGGGGAAATGTGTCTCCGACTATTTTAGTCCTTCATTATACAGCGTGTCCCATGGATGAAGCTTTAAAAAGGTTAACTTCAAAAGCTCAAGCTGTAAGTGCTCACTACTTATTGCCTACCGATGGAAATAAAATTTACAATCTTGTAGATGAAACTCATAGAGCTTGGCATGCAGGTGTGAGTCAGTGGAGAGGGGTAAATGATGTAAATTCGTTTTCAATCGGGATTGAAAATGTAAACTGGGGATATACCTATGGCTGGTTGCCAGCCGAGCCTACTAACCCTATTGTGCGATATTTCTGGAGTTCGATGATTCATCTAGAGCGGCGCTTGGGAGAATTTCTAGAAGCTAGGCAATTATTTTGTTTCCAAAAGCAATGGCATTATTTCCCTAAAAAACAAGTTGATACTTTGACCATTTTAGCAAAAGATATTCTTTCTAGGTGGCAAATCGATGCTGAAAATGTAGTGGGACATTCTGATATATCTCCCCAACGCAAGGTTGATCCAGGACCCCTTTTTCCTTGGGAAGCACTTGCTGAAAAGGGAGTAGGAGTTTGGTATGATCCTTTTGTAGATCGAGTTCATTCCAATAAACCAAAGGGAATAAGCGTGTCATGGATGCAAGCGGGCCTCCAAAAATGGGGATACTCTGTTCCTCAAAATGGAAAGTTAGATCCAGAAACAGAAAAGGTCATGCAAGCTTTTCAGATGCATTTTAGACCAGAAAATTATGGAGGGGCCATTGATGAAGAGTGCGCTAATATTTTAGATAGGCTTCTTTGTCAACGTGATAATAAAAAGGATCAGTAG
- the gap gene encoding type I glyceraldehyde-3-phosphate dehydrogenase, with the protein MSVNIAVNGFGRIGRLAFRIASKLNDVRIVAVNDVVPADNLAYLLKFDSTHGRFEGEVYAEGEHLIVNGKKTIVLAEKDPEKLPWKDLKIDYVLECTGLFTAPEQAQKHLTAGASRVIISAPAKGDIPTFVMGVNHQHYKPDVHRIISNASCTTNCLAPITKVLLNNFGIEEGLMTTVHAMTSSQPTVDGPSKKDWRGGRGACQNIIPASTGAAKAVALCLPEVKGKLTGMALRVPTADVSVIDLTVRLSKSTSYEEICQAMKRSSENEMRGILAYCDEQVVSSDFISSTYSAIFDKEAGIALNDSFYKIIAWYDNEMGYASRLVDLVVYIASLEHLAAQK; encoded by the coding sequence ATGTCTGTAAATATTGCAGTTAATGGGTTTGGACGAATTGGAAGGCTTGCATTCAGAATTGCCTCAAAACTTAACGATGTGCGAATTGTAGCCGTAAATGATGTGGTCCCTGCTGATAATCTTGCCTACCTACTAAAATTTGATTCAACTCATGGCAGGTTTGAGGGAGAGGTTTACGCGGAGGGAGAACACCTGATTGTCAATGGCAAGAAAACAATCGTGCTTGCCGAAAAAGATCCTGAAAAGCTGCCTTGGAAAGACTTAAAAATCGATTATGTGCTGGAGTGCACAGGCCTTTTTACCGCCCCCGAACAAGCCCAAAAGCATTTAACAGCCGGAGCTTCTCGCGTTATCATTTCCGCTCCCGCAAAAGGAGATATTCCCACTTTTGTGATGGGCGTTAATCATCAGCATTACAAGCCAGACGTCCATCGAATTATCTCTAATGCTTCATGCACGACTAACTGTCTGGCTCCTATTACAAAAGTTTTATTGAATAATTTTGGAATTGAAGAAGGTTTAATGACAACTGTCCACGCCATGACATCTAGCCAACCGACTGTAGATGGGCCTTCCAAAAAAGATTGGCGTGGCGGACGAGGGGCTTGCCAAAATATTATTCCAGCTTCTACAGGCGCTGCTAAAGCAGTCGCTTTGTGTTTACCCGAAGTTAAAGGAAAGCTAACGGGCATGGCTTTAAGAGTTCCAACAGCAGACGTTTCTGTGATAGATTTAACAGTCCGCTTAAGCAAATCCACTTCGTATGAAGAAATCTGCCAAGCCATGAAAAGGTCTTCAGAAAACGAAATGCGGGGTATTTTGGCTTACTGCGACGAGCAAGTTGTCTCAAGTGATTTTATTAGCAGTACTTATTCAGCTATTTTTGATAAAGAGGCTGGCATAGCCTTGAACGACTCTTTTTATAAAATTATTGCATGGTATGACAATGAGATGGGATACGCTTCCCGGCTTGTTGACCTTGTAGTTTATATAGCATCTCTAGAGCATTTAGCTGCCCAAAAGTAA